Genomic window (Desulfovibrio sp. X2):
AGCATCAGGATCTGGCGGCCGTCGCTGGTCAGGAGCATGGCTTCCAGACGGCGCAGGTACTTGTCCGTCCGCCATTCCTTGGCCAGCTCCACGGCGGCGCGGGCGAGGTTGCCCTTGAACTGCTCGAGCTTGGACTCGAAGCGTTCGAAGAGGGTGAAGGCGTCGGCCGTGGAACCGGCGAAGCCGGCCACGATGCGGTCCTTGTACAGGCGGCGCACCTTGCGCGCGCCGTGCTTGACCACGATGCTCTGTCCGAGCGTCACCTGGCCGTCCCCGGCCACGGTCACGCCGTGCTCGTCGAGCACGGCGAGGATGGTCGTGCCCCTGAGGCCGTTTTGTCCGTTCGTCGATTCGCTCATCAATTCACTCCGCAAGTGGTCTGCCCGCCGAAGGTGCCCGAAAGAGGCCCTGAAGATTGCCGACGGGAGTCCTAAGGATGGTCCGACGGGTTGCCCAGGGCATCCCGGGCGCACCCGGCCCAGGTCTGGAAGGCCTCGGTCGAGAAGAGGACCATGGCCGCCTCGGCCACGAGGCCAGCGGCCAGGGCCGCCGTGAGGCGCCCTATGGCCAGCGGGGCCGCCAATGCTACCGGATAGCCATAAACCCCGCAACTTATGGCCGGGAAGGAAATGTCCGAAAGTCCGTTTTCCGCTGCCAGGCGCAGGGATTCGTCGTAGGCCGAGGCGAGGACGTCCGGCTCGCCGCAGCCTCCTCCCTGCCAGATGGGACCCACGGTATGGATGACGAAGCGGGCCGGCAGGTCGAAGCCCGGGGTGATCACGGCGCGGCCGGGCGGCAGGGGACCTCGCTCGGCCGCGATGGCCTTGCAGGCGGCGAGGAGCCTTGGTCCGGCCGCGCGGT
Coding sequences:
- the hslV gene encoding ATP-dependent protease subunit HslV yields the protein MSESTNGQNGLRGTTILAVLDEHGVTVAGDGQVTLGQSIVVKHGARKVRRLYKDRIVAGFAGSTADAFTLFERFESKLEQFKGNLARAAVELAKEWRTDKYLRRLEAMLLTSDGRQILMLSGNGDVIEPDDGLAAIGSGGAYALAAARALRRHADMPSRETAEAAMHIAAEICVFTNDNLVIETLEAS
- a CDS encoding macro domain-containing protein, coding for MREECVWPVGDGRLAVRRGDLTRAESAAIVNAANSSLLGGGGVDGAIHRAAGPRLLAACKAIAAERGPLPPGRAVITPGFDLPARFVIHTVGPIWQGGGCGEPDVLASAYDESLRLAAENGLSDISFPAISCGVYGYPVALAAPLAIGRLTAALAAGLVAEAAMVLFSTEAFQTWAGCARDALGNPSDHP